The following DNA comes from Synechocystis sp. PCC 7509.
AGGAAAGAAAACCCCTACTTCAGGAGTTTCAATTATGTAATCACTCCAAAGATTTGATGGATGAAGAGAACCCGCTCTTTGACGGCTCCCTTGGAAACTCCTAAAATCTGTTTTTTTCTCATCATATTCGTGATTTCATACCCTCTGATGGTTCTTCTAGCAGTGTTAAAAGATCCAAATCCCATGCCCGGTTTAACTAATCGTTTTAGCCAAGAGTGGTCTTGTTCAACAATATTGTTCAGATAGGGGTAGTGTTACGGAAAGTGTCACCAGGGGCAAAGTAATGAATAAAGTACCGAATACTATTGATGAATTGGAACTTTATCCACTTTGATTCTGGTTCAGTGAGTAAAAAGGGTGATCCGCACATAAATTTCGCTCTTCAGTTCCGACTCCAACTCTTATCAGAACTTTTTAGCAATAGTAAGACTTCGCTATCCCAAATTATCAAAAAAGCTGAAACGTCTGAACCGTAGTATTCACAGACTACTTTGCCCCTGATGACAGCTTCCGTAACTTTACCCCTAATTAACCCTTTTTCGGAGGCGATGCCTAATATCCTTGATTGCAGGAGTTTTAGCGTTCCATCTGCTTACCAACGCAGAGCGCCATCGGTGCGCTGAACTTTTTGATGCCCAGATTTCTCCCGTTGGTACATCACAAGGGCGGCAGCCCGTAATTAATACATACATCAAAGTGTTAAGGATATAACGGAAAGGAGCATGGGGCATTCCCCGTCCCCGCTTTTCTACTTTCTTCGTTATTACATCCTCAAATAGCTTCCATTCCAAATCACTCAATCCCTCAAATCTTCCAGCCATTTTCCCTATAGCGCAATCTTTCTGAAAAGCAGATTATCACCTTTTCGGCATTAGTGGGATAAATTCATTAACCAAATCTTCGGAGTAGTTGCATAGAAAAACTCTTTTCCAAGCAGCTTTTCTGACCTCCAGAAGTTTTTGCAACACAACCCTTTTTTACAGCTATCTCGGCACGACCCCTAATGGAATCGTGACGGTAAACGTTGTGCCAACTCCGACTTCACTAGCAACTATGATGGTGCCACCGTGTAGGTCTACAGAGTTTTTGGCAATAGATAGCCCCAGTCCTGTGCCGGAAATTGTGCCAACATTGCTGGCTCTATGGAAAACTTCAAATAGTTGAGCTTGGTCTGCTTGAGGAATGCCAATACCATGGTCTTGAATGTGGAAAATTACTTCCCCCGTTTGGTAAATAAGCTCAAAATGGATACTGCCATCTGGGGATGAGTACTTGATGGCGTTGGAGAGCAAGTTAGTTAGGATATGTCGCAGCAGTTTTTCATCGATGTAAGCAGTGGTGCCGTTACCCTGATTTGCAAAGGTGATTGTGTAACTGTCATTGATGAGTTTTAATTCTTCAACCAGAGCTTGACAGAACCGAATCAAATCCACTAGGGTTGGCTCGAACTGTAGTTTTCCCGCTACGGCTTTGCCAATTAACAGCAGATCATCCAAAAGCTGAGTCATCTGCTTAACACTTGTTTGAATTTGCTGGAGATGGGTGAATTTTTGCTCCTCACGCAGCTTGTGACTATACTTTTGGAGTATATTAGCAGAAGATAAAATAGTGGTTAGGGGAGTGCGAAACTCGTGGGAGGTCATTGTGACAAAATGGGATTTGAGTGTACTCAGTTCCTTTTCTTTATCCAAAGCAATTTGCATTTCCGCATTCAACTTCGCTACCTCATTTGCCCGGCGTAGCACAATGACAATGATCGAGCTTCTGAGTTCGCCAACCGCATCAAGCTCGCATTGCTTCCAGGGCAAGGACTTTGACTTAACCGTCTCTTTCCACAGTGCGAAGGAGTTTCGCGGGTGCAGGCGTAGATTGCCCTCCTCTACTTCGACGGGTCGGTTGGGGTCTCCTCCCCAATTTACTGTCTGGATGACCTCCGGACGAAACCACAGTATATAGTTTTTCTGCTCCTTGGAGAGCTGCACTGTCAATAAACCGCTAGCTATATTCTTGAAGCCTTCAGCTTCCTTGTACAACTGTGGTAACGAGTTTGTGCAGAAGATTTCTTCTTGGGAATGTTTGTCCAACCAATTAACCAGGCGCTCAACTTCTGCTGCTTTAGGAGTTTCTCCGAGCAGAGTGCAACAGTTGTTAAAATACAAAGCCGCGCCTTTGGCATCAATTAGGTTCAGCAGGTTAGGGTTGTACTTGACTAAACCGTCGGTTAAGTTCTCCTCTTGGGACATATACTCGATAAACTTGGTCTGGAAAAACTTCAAATTCATGAGATACTCGTGATCCTTAATGTCTTCCTTCGTCGCCAGTTCTAAAGACAGAACCTGGCTAAGGAAGCGGCAGGCGGCACGAGTTTCGTAGGAAACCCGTTTGGGAGAACGGTGATGACAGACGACCAGTCCCCACAGTTTACCGTTCTTGGTGAGTGCTATGGCAGTAGAGGCAGCAACTCCCATATTTTGCAGATATTCAAGGTGGATGGGCAAGACACTCCTGAGCATTGATAAACTCAAATCAAGCGGTGTTGAGGTAACGGGATTATTGGCAGGAATAATTGGCACCGGTACAGAGTTGACATTCTCGACCAAGCGCACTCTGTTTAGGTTAAACAGTTTGCGAGCCCGTTCGGGGATGTCGGTGGCGGGAAAGTGCAGACCTAGCAGGGAGTCGATGCTCTCTACCCGGTCCTCAGCGATTATGGTTCCGTGCCATTCTTCGGTAAACTGGTACATCATAACCCGATCAAAACCAGTCAACCTCCGTAGTTCCTTGACAGCAATTTGGCAGAGTTTCTGGAGGCTTAAAGTGCTTTGGAGTATAGACACAGTTGTCTTGGTGAGATGGTAAATACTGGGAAAACGGATTTCCTCACTGGGTGCGGAAGGCTCCATCTCCAGAATCAGCACGCCATCTACACGGTGGATGTTGCTATCAAAGGCTTGTAATCCCTCTTTGACCTGAACCTGCAAGGTGATTTCAAGAGGAATTACGTCTTGCAAATTGTCGTCGTAGGATAGGCAATCTCTTAAGTAGTTGATTTGCTGAGAATCAAGTATTGTATCTAAATTTTTTCCAAGCAGCTCGTAGGGCTCGATATCAATAAAAGCCGCCGTATTACTACTTACCTGCACCACGGTGAAGTCGGGTTCTTTTAAAACCAAGAGAATCCCTTGGGGCTGAATGCACCCCGGTGTGTGGATCGGTTCCTCGTAGCACTCAGGAAAATTAGACTGTTGAGCAGAAGTAAGTAGATAATTCATTTTCCTGTATGGATAAAGCGTAACGCTAAACTAAGTATTCCCAAAAAGACTGAACTATCTCGTCTTGCCCCATATAGAACTTATTCGACATCTTTCTAGATCGCAATTAAGGTAATCACAACCCTTCGAGCCAGTCAGAATGCCGTATTCCAGCAACCTTACCGATAAAGGTGTAAAGGTAGCGAAGCTAGGTTCAATCGCCATACGCTCCTTGAAAATTGCCCCTAGCAGAGCTTCCAGAAAAGTTTCTCTACTTGAAAAACGTGGAAATATTGAATCCAAAAATTTTCTAAAAGGGGTAAAGCCGGGATACCTGTAAAATCGGACACGTTGTAAATAAATGTTGCAAACTAAGCTTTTTTAAACTACCAACTTACCCATGAATGATTAAGGGATAATCAAACTTTTACACGGTAAAATCAACTTTTTATCCCTGTCCCTGCCTCAACTTGTCCATAAACAATCATTTTTAGGAATGTTTCGACTAGAGAAGAAAAGTACTTTTTGGTATTGAAACAACCGCACATCAAGAGTTTAGAGTGATATAGTTTGTAAAAATTTACAGTGTGTCCCATTTTGCACGTATCCCGGCTATACTCCCGATACCATCGGACGCAACGCAGAATAATTTTAGACTGTGCTTATGCCGCCACTTAAATGAGGAAGGTAAGTTCATTAAAGGTAGGTATAATTATTTTCTCTGACGGAATTATTTCACTCTACCATTTTTTGCAACCCGGCCGCTATTACTACTTGCTCTTTCTACTTGCGCCGCCAGTTGAACGGACTTTAACATCTCTGTCGCCGATTTAAATCGATGAGATGGTAGCTTTTGCATAGATTTAGTAATTGTAGAGCGTACCAAGAAAGGTACAGTTTCTGGAATCATTACAGCTTGATTTATATGGGCTACCAGCAGTTCACCTGGTAAGCCAGCAAAGGGGCGCACACCTGTTACTAACTCAAATAATAAAACTCCAACAGCGTAGAAGTCGGAAGCTGACGAATACTGACCGTAAAAGCGCTCTGGAGCCATATAAGCAGGTGAGCCAGCACAATCATCTTGCTTATCAACACAAGCTTCGTAATTGAACCGAGACATACCAAAGTCAGAAACACGCGCTATCCAACCTGTTGGATCCTGATTAAGCAGAATATTTTCTGGCTTAATATCTCGGTGAATAATTTTGCAACTATGAATATGCTCTAATCCCGCAAGAATATCAATAATTAACTTTAAGCTTAAAGCTAAACTCAGTTTTCCTTGTAAATTCATTAAACTGCGTAAACTTCCTCCTTCACAATAATCCATTACTAAATACCTTCCAGATAAGGTATGTTCTAAACCCTGAAAAGCAACAACGTTAGGATGCTGTAAACTGATCAAAAAGTGTAATTCTCGTAAGAACTTAGCAGTTGGAAAGCGATTTATTTCTAATTGTTTGAGAGCAACTACTTGTCCGCTTGTTTTATGAGTAGCTCGAAAAACCTGCCCAAATTGTCCTTGTCCTACTAACTCTAGAATGCAGTATTTAGATTCTGTTTGTTGTCGATATTTGCTAAGTTCGCTATTCATACTAAAGTGAGTTGCTGATGAATGTAATAATTTACGCTGGCAATAGACTTTGAGTAAACCGCCTCCGGCATCGCGTTAAACTTAGCTAAATAAAACCACTTTGTTACGTCAAGGATATACTCGTATCAATTACTTCAGTAGTATTTAATACTTTTCAACTAACAAGCATAAATTTATAAATCTTGTCATTATTACTCTCAAACATTTTATTGAACCTATCTAAACAAACCTCCGACAGCAACTTGCGCGCTATCTTCAGCGTCAACAGACGAATTTAGCTCGTGAATCTGCTTGCTAGAGTCTTTAGCTAGTTGGTAGCTGGCAATATCTTCAGCTTCAAAAAATAGTTTGGCAGCTTCCCTTAAATCTTGAACTGCTCTTTTTCTATTACCTAAATCGATATGAGTTAAACCGCGACTATAGTAAGCTGAAGCGTGGCTAGGATTGAGTTGAATAGCTTCTGTAAAGTCACTAATGCTTCCTTGTTTATTTCCTAGTGCCTGGAAGCTAAGACCTCGTTTGAAGTAGGCATCAGCATTGCAGGGAGCAATCCGAATAGCTTGAGTAGAATTGTCAATTTCTTGCAAATAACCTACTTTTCTAGCAACTTCCATTTGCTCCTCGCACAAGCTTGGGAGTTTGACGTAGTCTTGGGTGTCGCTTTTAAGTTGACTATAGTCCCTACTCGACTGAGCCAGCTGTTCGTTGATAACATGAAGTTTCCCTTGGGTTTCTCTCTGCTCTTGGAGCAGATGAGAAATTGCGCTTTGGTTGCTCTGGAGGTGCTGGGAATGTTCTTGAACGTTGCTTTTAACTTGTTGATAGTCAAAGGTAAGCTGCTGTAATTGAGTGATTTGCTGACTATTTGCCTCGTCTGCTTGAATAAGTTGAGAAATCGCGCTATGACTATTTTTAGAAGTCGCCTCTAGCTGTAGTTTGCGGTTTACCAGATTGAGCATCACTGTAATTGATAAAGGTATCGAAGCTAGAGCCGCTTGATTGATAAAAATAGAGGCAATAGAAGCGCCGATAGAACCAACTACAGAAACGGTTTCGACAATATCTAACCAACCGTGAGTTTTGGATGGATTTAAACTTGATTGCATAACGTCAAAATATCTCCGATAAATTGCTAATTAATAATTGTGGTTTTTAACCGAGAACAACTTGGTTGAGGTGTAAAATCGGATTGAATAAAGCGGATTCTTGAGGAGTAAGGTATTCTTGAGCGACATCTTGCATAACTTTATAAGTTATCCCTGCCGCGCGATCATATTTAAAAGTCCGCACAATTGTTTTGTACCAAAGTAAAAAGTTTTCTGGCATCCGATCGTGATCGTCAAATAACAACGCGGCTGCCGAGTGACGCAAAATGTTTGAAAAATCGCGTCTGCAGACGGAAGCACCATCAACTTGGGAGACTTTGGCAAATAAATCGGGTTCCGCCGCACTTCTAATTTCTGCTACTTTGTTGACAATTTCTGCTTCCGCAATTTGAATCTTCTTGTAAGCACTAATGCGCGTATCTACAGAATCAATGTAGTCTTTGATAAATTGCAGTTCGGCGCTGGAAGCATAATGTCCTTCAGCTTCGTTGCTCAAGCGGGCTAATTGTTTTAACATTTGTTTAAATCTAAAC
Coding sequences within:
- a CDS encoding transposase codes for the protein MAGRFEGLSDLEWKLFEDVITKKVEKRGRGMPHAPFRYILNTLMYVLITGCRPCDVPTGEIWASKSSAHRWRSALVSRWNAKTPAIKDIRHRLRKRVN
- a CDS encoding ATP-binding protein — encoded protein: MNYLLTSAQQSNFPECYEEPIHTPGCIQPQGILLVLKEPDFTVVQVSSNTAAFIDIEPYELLGKNLDTILDSQQINYLRDCLSYDDNLQDVIPLEITLQVQVKEGLQAFDSNIHRVDGVLILEMEPSAPSEEIRFPSIYHLTKTTVSILQSTLSLQKLCQIAVKELRRLTGFDRVMMYQFTEEWHGTIIAEDRVESIDSLLGLHFPATDIPERARKLFNLNRVRLVENVNSVPVPIIPANNPVTSTPLDLSLSMLRSVLPIHLEYLQNMGVAASTAIALTKNGKLWGLVVCHHRSPKRVSYETRAACRFLSQVLSLELATKEDIKDHEYLMNLKFFQTKFIEYMSQEENLTDGLVKYNPNLLNLIDAKGAALYFNNCCTLLGETPKAAEVERLVNWLDKHSQEEIFCTNSLPQLYKEAEGFKNIASGLLTVQLSKEQKNYILWFRPEVIQTVNWGGDPNRPVEVEEGNLRLHPRNSFALWKETVKSKSLPWKQCELDAVGELRSSIIVIVLRRANEVAKLNAEMQIALDKEKELSTLKSHFVTMTSHEFRTPLTTILSSANILQKYSHKLREEQKFTHLQQIQTSVKQMTQLLDDLLLIGKAVAGKLQFEPTLVDLIRFCQALVEELKLINDSYTITFANQGNGTTAYIDEKLLRHILTNLLSNAIKYSSPDGSIHFELIYQTGEVIFHIQDHGIGIPQADQAQLFEVFHRASNVGTISGTGLGLSIAKNSVDLHGGTIIVASEVGVGTTFTVTIPLGVVPR
- a CDS encoding serine/threonine-protein kinase, translating into MNSELSKYRQQTESKYCILELVGQGQFGQVFRATHKTSGQVVALKQLEINRFPTAKFLRELHFLISLQHPNVVAFQGLEHTLSGRYLVMDYCEGGSLRSLMNLQGKLSLALSLKLIIDILAGLEHIHSCKIIHRDIKPENILLNQDPTGWIARVSDFGMSRFNYEACVDKQDDCAGSPAYMAPERFYGQYSSASDFYAVGVLLFELVTGVRPFAGLPGELLVAHINQAVMIPETVPFLVRSTITKSMQKLPSHRFKSATEMLKSVQLAAQVERASSNSGRVAKNGRVK
- a CDS encoding tetratricopeptide repeat protein, with product MQSSLNPSKTHGWLDIVETVSVVGSIGASIASIFINQAALASIPLSITVMLNLVNRKLQLEATSKNSHSAISQLIQADEANSQQITQLQQLTFDYQQVKSNVQEHSQHLQSNQSAISHLLQEQRETQGKLHVINEQLAQSSRDYSQLKSDTQDYVKLPSLCEEQMEVARKVGYLQEIDNSTQAIRIAPCNADAYFKRGLSFQALGNKQGSISDFTEAIQLNPSHASAYYSRGLTHIDLGNRKRAVQDLREAAKLFFEAEDIASYQLAKDSSKQIHELNSSVDAEDSAQVAVGGLFR
- a CDS encoding phycobilisome protein → MLKQLARLSNEAEGHYASSAELQFIKDYIDSVDTRISAYKKIQIAEAEIVNKVAEIRSAAEPDLFAKVSQVDGASVCRRDFSNILRHSAAALLFDDHDRMPENFLLWYKTIVRTFKYDRAAGITYKVMQDVAQEYLTPQESALFNPILHLNQVVLG